A window of the Desulforapulum autotrophicum HRM2 genome harbors these coding sequences:
- the hisC gene encoding histidinol-phosphate transaminase has product MRDIDLAHLVPDYIQTFETYYPSKPDSELMRMYGVDHLHRLNNNENALGPPPGVEQVVKTFAPTAVPVYPNGDCFDLRQSLAQRFGKAPDQFLVGNGSCEIIASVIKAFCERGDNIITADKTFAVYEWVAEFSGLEARLVPLKNNGFDPQAMLDAMDGHTKILFICNPNNPTGTYWDKDTMTDFLDAVNNRAMVVIDEAYSEYVENNDFPNGMALMDRYPNVVIFRTFSKMYALASLRIGYLCAQGEIVELIRRTHIVYSVNALAQKAATAALINDGSFIEATRRMVGQAKALLCEMFDGLELTYVSHEGNYIMVKVPISDTLMYRKLMKKGIMVRTMTGFRFPNWIRVSLVQLPVMEVFCNAFTDILKGDLRHGR; this is encoded by the coding sequence ATGCGTGACATCGATTTAGCCCACCTGGTTCCCGATTATATCCAGACCTTTGAGACCTATTATCCGAGCAAGCCTGACTCGGAACTCATGCGGATGTACGGCGTGGATCATCTCCACCGGCTCAACAACAACGAAAATGCCCTGGGGCCACCCCCTGGGGTGGAACAGGTTGTAAAAACCTTTGCACCAACAGCCGTACCTGTTTATCCCAACGGAGATTGTTTTGACCTTCGCCAATCCCTGGCTCAACGGTTTGGCAAAGCCCCGGATCAGTTTTTAGTGGGCAACGGCTCCTGCGAGATAATTGCCTCGGTAATCAAGGCCTTTTGTGAACGAGGGGACAATATCATTACTGCCGATAAAACCTTTGCCGTTTATGAGTGGGTGGCCGAGTTTTCCGGACTTGAAGCTCGCCTGGTGCCCCTGAAGAACAATGGGTTTGATCCCCAGGCCATGCTGGATGCCATGGACGGACATACCAAAATATTGTTTATCTGCAACCCCAACAACCCCACAGGGACCTATTGGGACAAGGACACCATGACAGATTTTCTGGATGCTGTGAACAACCGGGCCATGGTGGTCATTGACGAAGCCTACAGCGAATATGTGGAAAACAACGATTTTCCCAACGGCATGGCCCTGATGGACAGATATCCCAATGTGGTAATTTTCAGAACCTTCTCCAAGATGTACGCCCTGGCATCCCTGCGCATCGGATACCTGTGCGCCCAGGGTGAAATAGTGGAACTGATACGGCGGACCCACATTGTCTATTCGGTCAATGCCCTGGCCCAGAAAGCAGCAACCGCAGCCCTGATCAATGACGGTTCCTTTATTGAGGCGACCCGCAGGATGGTAGGACAGGCAAAGGCGCTTCTCTGTGAGATGTTTGACGGACTTGAACTTACCTATGTCAGCCATGAAGGCAATTATATCATGGTGAAAGTCCCCATATCCGATACCCTCATGTATCGAAAATTGATGAAAAAAGGAATTATGGTGCGTACCATGACAGGATTTCGTTTCCCCAACTGGATACGCGTCAGCCTTGTCCAACTGCCAGTGATGGAAGTGTTCTGCAATGCCTTTACCGATATTTTAAAAGGAGATTTACGCCATGGGCGTTAA
- a CDS encoding MATE family efflux transporter, protein MGVKPLNMGKGKVLTVLLGLGAPAMVSMFFQNLYALVDTIFVAWLGTIELAALSLSVPMLYLAMAVAKGVAVGATSLMSHARGSNDADKADRVTRSCLPLALILLAPFCLLALPGVNATIFRGFNVDQGVLESVQKFMFWLGWTFPAMGFAMVCESVFLSHGDARTPMKAMILGNIINIALDPFLIFYCKMGIAGASLSSLVGWAISGFFMWFTLKHQGKVSPQCFCTPGEARVWKEIGALGGPVALAILIMPISVIGLNYVLTPFGPAYVGAWALSARMEQMIILPLYGLSCSLIPFAGFNLGAGNSDRIREAVRISIMACYGVLLPVGALLWFNAPFVIGMFQPGSEVLELSTYAFRASLLGYWLVPIELIVIGLAQGLKRPRYTLIINVARLLLLRLPLAFLLGYIWGGKGAYVSHALAMMVTGTVSIFILGRLLTLADKSCAPLSAQKS, encoded by the coding sequence ATGGGCGTTAAACCATTAAACATGGGTAAAGGAAAAGTATTGACTGTGCTGTTGGGTCTTGGGGCACCCGCCATGGTCTCCATGTTCTTCCAGAACCTTTACGCCCTGGTGGACACAATTTTTGTAGCCTGGCTGGGCACAATCGAACTGGCAGCCCTCTCCCTGTCAGTGCCCATGCTCTATCTTGCCATGGCCGTTGCAAAGGGGGTGGCCGTGGGCGCAACCTCCCTCATGAGCCATGCACGGGGGAGTAATGACGCCGACAAGGCCGACAGAGTCACCCGGTCTTGCCTGCCACTTGCCCTGATTCTCCTGGCACCTTTCTGCCTGCTTGCCCTGCCGGGGGTGAACGCAACTATTTTCAGGGGGTTTAATGTGGACCAGGGGGTGCTTGAATCGGTTCAAAAATTCATGTTCTGGCTGGGATGGACCTTTCCGGCCATGGGGTTTGCCATGGTGTGTGAAAGTGTTTTTCTAAGCCATGGCGATGCCCGAACCCCCATGAAAGCAATGATTCTTGGCAATATTATCAACATTGCCCTGGATCCATTTCTCATATTTTATTGTAAAATGGGCATTGCCGGAGCCTCGCTCTCATCCTTGGTCGGTTGGGCTATTTCCGGTTTTTTCATGTGGTTCACCCTTAAACACCAGGGAAAGGTCAGCCCCCAATGTTTCTGTACCCCCGGTGAGGCCCGGGTCTGGAAGGAGATCGGGGCCCTGGGAGGGCCTGTGGCCCTTGCCATTCTGATCATGCCCATATCGGTAATCGGGCTGAACTATGTACTGACCCCCTTTGGTCCTGCCTATGTGGGGGCCTGGGCCCTTTCCGCCCGCATGGAACAGATGATCATTCTACCCCTTTACGGCCTTTCCTGTTCGCTGATCCCCTTTGCCGGGTTCAACCTTGGGGCCGGAAATTCAGATCGTATTCGTGAGGCGGTAAGGATTTCGATTATGGCCTGCTATGGGGTACTCCTGCCCGTGGGTGCGCTGCTCTGGTTTAATGCCCCCTTTGTAATCGGCATGTTCCAGCCCGGCAGCGAGGTTCTTGAACTTTCCACCTATGCCTTCAGGGCATCCCTGCTTGGATATTGGCTGGTGCCAATTGAACTGATTGTAATCGGCCTTGCCCAGGGGCTGAAACGGCCCCGGTACACACTGATTATCAATGTGGCCCGCCTGTTGCTTTTGCGACTGCCCCTGGCGTTTTTGCTCGGGTATATCTGGGGCGGCAAAGGCGCCTATGTCAGCCACGCCCTGGCCATGATGGTCACAGGTACGGTCAGCATTTTTATCCTGGGCCGTTTGCTCACCCTTGCGGACAAATCGTGCGCCCCATTAAGTGCCCAAAAATCATAA
- a CDS encoding GNAT family N-acetyltransferase codes for MMELDRVIKHLKAEKRMVEPDQDAVVALFRDEDALGISLLYYEIYGDSFPVEHVYDPDQVKQRNHTDGQHTLVARTTKGDIVGMAGLFCHAPNQNVYEAGQLMLMKSYRHTRVAAKINQSILEKLPETLGVSAIFVEAVCNHPVSQAMAHKQGLHATGLEIECMPARVYSKEGGVVRNVSLLLMFKVFKDNGASVYLPQPYAEFMTRLYGQLGLERKNLAGEALAGTTDSDDFLLPNAGIARITIKKAGNDFNRVIQDLEARAGKQSLVQVYLNLGDHACPRAVDLLREKGYFWGGLLPLWFQSDGLIMQKLPGEPDWEGLHLHNKEAEAMLGFLRSDYGTVTGPGRPGKAEEMVTALKF; via the coding sequence ATGATGGAACTTGACCGAGTGATCAAACACCTGAAAGCTGAAAAAAGGATGGTCGAACCGGATCAGGATGCGGTTGTGGCACTGTTCCGGGATGAAGATGCCCTGGGGATTTCCCTTCTTTATTATGAGATTTACGGTGATTCCTTTCCGGTTGAACATGTCTATGATCCAGATCAGGTAAAGCAGCGCAATCACACCGACGGCCAGCATACCCTGGTGGCCAGAACGACCAAGGGTGATATCGTCGGCATGGCCGGTCTGTTCTGCCACGCCCCCAACCAGAATGTGTATGAGGCAGGCCAGCTCATGTTGATGAAATCCTACCGCCACACCCGGGTGGCGGCAAAAATTAACCAGTCTATCCTTGAGAAATTGCCCGAAACCCTGGGAGTATCGGCAATTTTCGTGGAAGCGGTATGTAACCATCCAGTATCCCAGGCCATGGCCCACAAGCAGGGATTGCACGCCACAGGGCTTGAGATCGAATGCATGCCTGCCAGGGTTTACTCAAAGGAGGGAGGGGTTGTCCGCAATGTCTCCCTGCTACTGATGTTCAAGGTTTTCAAGGACAATGGGGCTTCAGTGTACCTGCCCCAGCCCTATGCTGAATTCATGACTCGGCTTTACGGGCAACTGGGGCTGGAACGTAAAAACCTGGCCGGTGAAGCCCTCGCCGGAACCACCGATTCCGACGATTTTCTGCTGCCCAATGCCGGAATTGCCCGGATCACAATAAAAAAAGCCGGTAATGATTTTAACCGGGTGATTCAGGATCTCGAGGCCAGGGCCGGCAAACAATCGCTTGTCCAGGTTTATCTCAACCTCGGGGACCATGCCTGTCCCCGGGCCGTGGACCTGCTGCGTGAAAAGGGCTATTTCTGGGGTGGATTACTTCCCCTCTGGTTTCAAAGTGATGGGTTAATCATGCAAAAACTTCCCGGGGAGCCTGACTGGGAGGGGCTGCACCTCCACAACAAAGAGGCCGAAGCCATGCTGGGCTTCCTCCGTAGCGATTATGGGACCGTTACCGGACCAGGACGGCCGGGCAAAGCTGAAGAAATGGTCACTGCCTTAAAATTTTAA